In Mycetocola zhujimingii, one DNA window encodes the following:
- a CDS encoding ABC transporter permease: MSGTTAPIAPGADSPKRSDKPDAPRANQVLSDILNGNVVISILAVLFALVIGAVLIAVTNEDVQEAAGYFFAAPGDTLSAIWNAISGAYGALFQGAIYNFRRDSFLDGIKPLTETLTFATPLIVAALGIGIAFRVGLFNIGGRGQMLVAAACAGWVGFSFELPWGVHLALAVIAGIVGGALWGGLVGLLKARTGAHEVILTIMLNYVAFYLISWMLRTPGLLQAPGSVNPKSPAMLETAVFPDLLGPRYNLHLGFIFVIAATIFAWWLLNRSALGFQFRAVGENPNAARVAGINVKNTYVQAMLISGGLVGLAGVMQVLGTVTTGFSAGIDAGIGFDAITVALLGRSRPLGIFVAGVLFGAFKAGGFAMQAAEGIPIDIVTVVQSLIVLFIAAPPLIRAVFFLPKQGAPKRLKLNVSQEVAAK, from the coding sequence GTGAGCGGGACCACAGCACCAATCGCGCCGGGTGCAGACAGCCCCAAGCGGTCGGACAAACCGGATGCGCCGCGCGCGAACCAGGTTCTCAGTGACATCCTGAACGGCAACGTCGTCATCTCGATCCTCGCGGTGCTCTTCGCCCTCGTCATCGGCGCTGTGCTCATTGCCGTCACCAATGAAGACGTTCAGGAGGCGGCGGGCTACTTCTTCGCCGCACCTGGTGACACACTGTCCGCGATCTGGAACGCCATCTCAGGAGCGTACGGCGCGCTCTTCCAGGGCGCGATCTACAACTTCCGCCGCGATTCCTTCCTGGACGGCATCAAACCGCTCACCGAAACCCTGACCTTTGCGACGCCGCTCATCGTCGCCGCGCTCGGTATCGGAATCGCCTTCCGGGTCGGGCTGTTCAACATCGGCGGGCGCGGCCAGATGCTCGTCGCCGCGGCGTGCGCCGGCTGGGTCGGCTTCTCGTTCGAGCTGCCATGGGGCGTGCACCTTGCGCTGGCCGTCATCGCCGGAATCGTCGGAGGTGCCCTGTGGGGTGGTCTCGTCGGCCTCCTGAAGGCGCGCACGGGAGCGCACGAAGTGATCCTCACGATCATGCTCAACTATGTGGCGTTCTATCTGATCTCGTGGATGCTCAGGACCCCCGGTCTGCTTCAGGCTCCGGGATCGGTCAACCCGAAGTCGCCGGCCATGCTCGAAACGGCTGTGTTCCCTGACCTCCTTGGACCGCGGTACAACCTCCACCTCGGCTTCATCTTCGTCATTGCCGCGACGATCTTCGCCTGGTGGCTGCTCAACCGCTCGGCTCTCGGCTTCCAGTTCCGCGCCGTCGGTGAGAACCCGAACGCCGCACGTGTTGCCGGAATCAACGTCAAGAACACGTATGTCCAGGCGATGCTCATCTCGGGTGGGCTCGTCGGCCTCGCCGGGGTTATGCAGGTGCTCGGAACAGTGACAACGGGCTTCTCTGCCGGGATCGACGCCGGCATCGGTTTCGACGCCATCACCGTTGCGCTGCTCGGCCGGAGCCGCCCGCTCGGTATCTTCGTCGCCGGCGTGCTCTTCGGCGCTTTCAAGGCTGGAGGGTTTGCGATGCAGGCGGCCGAGGGCATCCCCATCGATATCGTCACCGTCGTTCAATCACTCATCGTGCTGTTCATTGCCGCACCACCGCTGATTCGTGCCGTGTTCTTCCTGCCCAAGCAGGGCGCACCGAAGCGACTGAAGCTCAACGTTTCACAGGAGGTGGCGGCGAAGTGA
- a CDS encoding ABC transporter permease, with product MTTTTAEESVSASLESATIKSWKAPIAYAIFTLIAILLFVVNGRDGTSRFRLSSDADVIQLPVIDAPTRLTCVVVVVLLLAITAYATWLSSQAKRVPLWLTIIFAAALMWAFLTWAAAGETIPVTGLLLGTVALSAPLIFGALGGVISERVGVVNVAIEGQLLAGAFLSAFVASITGNPWVGLIAAMVAGVLVSFLLAAFSIKYIVDQVIVGVVLNVLVAGLTSFLYSTVLTSNTPLFNSPPRFPRISIPFLSEIPILGPVLFRQTVIIYFMYIAVFVVWWALFHTKWGLRVRAVGEHPQAADTVGIKVNATRFWNVALAGAIAGFGGAYFTLGSVGGFTKEMTAGAGFIALAAVIFGHWDPIRATLAALLFGFATNLQNVLGAIGSGVPSEFLLMLPYVVTIFAVAGLVGHARGPAASGKPYVKA from the coding sequence GTGACAACCACAACCGCTGAAGAATCCGTCTCCGCCAGCCTCGAGTCGGCAACGATCAAGAGCTGGAAGGCGCCGATCGCGTACGCGATCTTCACCCTGATCGCCATTCTCCTGTTCGTGGTCAACGGTCGTGACGGCACCAGCCGCTTCCGCCTGTCGAGCGACGCTGATGTCATCCAGCTTCCGGTGATCGACGCGCCGACGCGACTGACCTGTGTCGTCGTTGTCGTCCTGCTCCTCGCCATCACGGCATACGCCACCTGGCTGTCGAGCCAGGCGAAACGCGTGCCGCTGTGGCTCACGATCATCTTCGCCGCTGCCCTCATGTGGGCATTCCTCACCTGGGCGGCTGCGGGCGAGACCATCCCGGTCACGGGCCTGCTCCTCGGAACCGTTGCCCTCAGCGCCCCGCTCATCTTCGGTGCGCTCGGCGGCGTGATCTCCGAGCGCGTCGGTGTCGTCAACGTCGCCATTGAGGGTCAACTCCTGGCCGGTGCTTTCCTCTCGGCCTTCGTGGCATCCATCACCGGGAATCCCTGGGTCGGCCTGATCGCCGCGATGGTGGCCGGCGTGCTCGTGAGCTTCCTGCTCGCGGCGTTCAGCATCAAGTACATCGTCGACCAGGTCATCGTCGGTGTTGTGCTCAATGTGCTCGTCGCCGGTCTCACGAGCTTCCTCTACTCGACGGTGCTCACCAGCAACACTCCTCTGTTCAACTCGCCGCCGCGGTTCCCGCGCATCAGCATCCCGTTCCTCAGCGAGATCCCGATTCTCGGGCCTGTGCTGTTCCGCCAGACCGTCATCATCTACTTCATGTACATCGCCGTCTTCGTCGTCTGGTGGGCCCTCTTCCACACGAAGTGGGGCCTCAGGGTCCGCGCCGTCGGCGAGCACCCCCAGGCCGCTGACACCGTCGGCATCAAGGTCAACGCCACCCGGTTCTGGAACGTCGCACTCGCCGGTGCGATCGCCGGATTCGGTGGCGCGTACTTCACTCTCGGCAGCGTCGGCGGATTCACCAAGGAGATGACGGCGGGTGCGGGCTTCATCGCCCTCGCCGCGGTGATCTTCGGCCACTGGGATCCCATCCGCGCGACACTCGCCGCCCTGCTGTTCGGGTTCGCCACGAACCTGCAGAACGTGCTCGGTGCCATCGGCTCCGGCGTTCCGAGCGAGTTCCTCCTCATGCTGCCGTACGTCGTGACCATCTTCGCCGTCGCCGGCCTGGTCGGTCATGCACGAGGGCCAGCCGCATCCGGCAAACCATACGTAAAGGCGTAA
- a CDS encoding cytidine deaminase → MTDSIDWGALREAATDAMTKAYVPYSKFPVGVAAIVTDGRVITGCNVENASYGLTLCAECALVSMLHLTGGGQLVAFTCVDGEGNTLMPCGRCRQLLFEHAVPGMLLETVSGIRTIDEVLPDAFGPRTLNEYAGETRND, encoded by the coding sequence GTGACAGATTCAATCGACTGGGGTGCGTTGCGCGAAGCCGCGACGGATGCCATGACGAAGGCATACGTTCCATACTCAAAGTTCCCGGTTGGCGTCGCCGCGATTGTCACCGACGGTCGCGTCATCACCGGGTGCAACGTCGAGAACGCCAGCTACGGCCTGACCCTGTGTGCCGAGTGCGCGCTCGTCTCGATGCTGCACCTCACCGGCGGCGGCCAGCTGGTCGCATTCACGTGCGTCGACGGCGAAGGGAACACCCTGATGCCGTGTGGCCGCTGCCGCCAGTTGCTCTTCGAGCACGCTGTCCCCGGGATGCTCCTCGAGACCGTTTCCGGCATCCGAACCATTGATGAAGTACTGCCTGACGCCTTCGGCCCGCGCACACTGAACGAGTACGCGGGAGAAACGCGCAATGACTGA